A part of Vulpes lagopus strain Blue_001 chromosome 4, ASM1834538v1, whole genome shotgun sequence genomic DNA contains:
- the LOC121488974 gene encoding glycerophosphocholine phosphodiesterase GPCPD1-like: protein MTPSQVTSEIRGTLLPGEVFAICGSCDALGNWSPQNAVALLPENETGDSMLWKATTVLTRGVSVQYRYFKGCFLEPKTIGGPCQVIVHKWETHLQPRSITPLESEIIIDNGQFGIHNGVETLDSGWLTCQTEIRLRLHYSEKPPVSITKKKLKKSRFRVKLTLEGLEEDDDDRVSPTVLHKMSNSLEISLISDNEFKCRHSQPECGYGLQPDRWTEYSIQTMEPDNLELIFDFFEEDLSEHVVQGDALPGHVATACLLSSTIAESGKSAGILTLPIMSRNSRKTMGKVRVDYIIIKPLPGYNCDMKSSFSKYWKPRTPLDVGHQGAGNSTTTAQLAKVQENTIASLRNAASHGTAFVEFDVHLSKDFVPVVYHDLTCCLTMKKKFDADPVELFEIPVKELTFDQLQLLKLAHVTALKSKDLKESVIEEENSFSENQPFPSLKMVLESLPEDVGFNIEIKWICQQRDGIWDGNLSTYFDMNLFLDIILKTVLENSGKRRIVFSSFDADICTMVRQKQNKYPILFLTQGKSDIYPELMDLRSRTTPIAMSFAQFENLLGINAHTEDLLRNPSYIQEAKAKGLVIFCWGDDTNDPENRKKLKELGVNGLIYDRIYDWMPEQPNIFQVEQLERMKQELPELKSCLCPTVSRFVPSSLCGEPDIHVDANGIDNVESA from the coding sequence ATGACACCTTCTCAGGTTACCTCTGAAATAAGAGGAACTCTTTTACCAGGAGAAGTTTTTGCCATATGTGGAAGCTGTGATGCTTTGGGAAACTGGAGTCCTCAGAATGCTGTGGCTCTTCTTCCAGAAAATGAGACAGGTGACAGCATGTTATGGAAAGCAACCACTGTACTCACTAGAGGAGTATCAGTTCAGTATCGCTACTTCAAAGGGTGCTTTTTAGAACCAAAGACTATCGGTGGTCCATGCCAAGTCATAGTTCACAAGTGGGAGACTCATCTACAACCACGATCAATAACCCCTTTAGAAAGTGAAATTATTATTGACAATGGACAATTTGGAATCCACAATGGTGTTGAAACTTTGGATTCTGGATGGTTGACATGTCAGACTGAAATAAGATTGCGTTTGCATTATTCTGAAAAACCTCCTGTCTCaataacaaagaagaaattaaaaaaatctagatttagAGTAAAGCTGACACTAGAGGGCTTGGAAGAGGATGACGATGATAGGGTGTCTCCCACCGTTCTTCACAAAATGTCCAACAGCCTAGAGATATCCTTAATAAGCGACAATGAGTTCAAATGCAGGCATTCACAGCCAGAGTGTGGGTATGGCTTACAGCCCGATCGTTGGACAGAGTACAGCATACAGACAATGGAACCAGATAACCTGgaattaatatttgatttttttgaggaagATCTCAGTGAACATGTAGTTCAGGGTGATGCCCTTCCTGGACATGTAGCGACAGCATGCCTCTTATCATCCACCATTGCTGAGAGTGGGAAGAGTGCTGGAATTCTCACTCTTCCCATCATGAGCAGAAATTCCAGAAAAACAATGGGCAAAGTGAGAGTTGACTATATAATTATTAAGCCATTACCAGGATACAATTGTGACATGAAGTCTTCATTTTCCAAGTATTGGAAGCCAAGAACACCATTGGATGTTGGACATCAAGGTGCAGGGAATTCTACAACAACTGCTCAGCTTGCTAAAGTTCAAGAAAATACTATTGCTTCTTTAAGAAATGCTGCTAGTCATGGTACAGCCTTTGTAGAATTTGATGTACATCTTTCAAAAGATTTTGTGCCTGTGGTGTATCATGATCTCACCTGTTGTTtgacaatgaaaaagaaatttgatgCTGATCCAgttgaattatttgaaattccAGTAAAGGAATTAACATTTGACCAACTCCAGTTGTTAAAGCTTGCTCATGTGACTGCCCTAAAATCTAAAGATCTGAAAGAATCTGTGATTgaggaagaaaattctttttctgaaaatcagccatttccttctcttaaaaTGGTTTTAGAGTCTTTGCCAGAAGATGTAGGGTTTAACATAGAGATAAAATGGATCTGCCAACAAAGGGATGGAATATGGGATGGTAATTTATCAACATATTTTGACATGAATCTATTtttggatataattttaaaaactgtcttaGAAAATTCTGGGAAGAGGAGAATAGTGTTTTCTTCATTTGATGCAGATATTTGCACAATGGTTCGGCAGAAGCAGAACAAGTACCCCATATTATTTTTGACTCAAGGAAAATCTGATATTTACCCTGAACTCATGGACCTCAGATCTCGGACAACCCCCATTGCAATGAGCTTTGCACAATTTGAAAACCTACTGGGGATAAATGCACACACTGAAGACCTTCTCAGAAACCCATCCTATATCCAGGAGGCAAAAGCTAAGGGACTAGTCATATTTTGCTGGGGTGATGATACCAACGATccggaaaacagaaagaaactgaaggaacTTGGAGTTAATGGTCTAATTTACGATAGGATATATGATTGGATGCCTGAACAGCCAAATATATTCCAAGTGGAGCAGTTGGAACGCATGAAGCAAGAATTGCCAGAGCTTAAGAGCTGTTTGTGTCCTACTGTTAGCCGCTTTGTTCCCTCATCTttgtgtggggagcctgacatccACGTGGATGCTAATGGCATCGATAACGTGGAGAGTGCTTAG